A genomic stretch from Shewanella woodyi ATCC 51908 includes:
- the sstT gene encoding serine/threonine transporter SstT, translating to MNQNQSFLAKMANGSLVLQILVGIIAGIIVATLSESAAQSVAFLGQLFVGALKAIAPILVFILVAASIANQKKNAKTNMRPIVILYLFGTFAAAVTAVLMSFAFPTTLALTLDAAQASPPEGIGEVIHTLLFKLVDNPVNALMTGNYIGILAWGVGLGLALHHATDSTKQVFADVSHGVSQMVRFIIRLAPIGIFGLVSSTFASTGFSAIAGYMHLLLVLLGAMAIMALIINPAIVYFKIRRNPYPLVFTCIRESGVTAFFTRSSAANIPVNMALCEKLKLHEDTYSVSIPLGATINMGGAAITITILTLAAANTMGVQVDILTAILLSVVAGISACGASGVAGGSLLLIPLACSLFGISNDIAMQVVAVGFIIGVIQDSAETGLNSSTDVIFTAAACEAAERKENAGA from the coding sequence ATGAATCAAAACCAATCTTTTTTAGCCAAAATGGCTAATGGCAGCTTAGTGCTGCAGATCCTAGTTGGGATTATCGCGGGCATTATTGTTGCCACACTTTCTGAAAGCGCAGCTCAAAGTGTCGCATTTTTAGGTCAGTTGTTTGTTGGTGCATTAAAGGCTATAGCACCAATATTAGTGTTTATTTTAGTTGCAGCTTCCATTGCAAATCAGAAGAAAAACGCTAAGACCAATATGCGTCCTATTGTGATTTTATATCTTTTTGGTACCTTCGCCGCCGCAGTTACCGCTGTCTTGATGAGTTTTGCATTTCCGACCACACTCGCATTAACCTTAGATGCGGCTCAGGCAAGCCCGCCAGAGGGGATCGGTGAAGTCATTCATACCCTACTTTTTAAATTAGTTGATAACCCTGTTAATGCGTTAATGACGGGTAACTATATCGGTATTTTAGCCTGGGGTGTGGGTCTTGGTTTGGCATTGCATCATGCAACGGATTCAACTAAGCAAGTGTTTGCTGATGTGAGCCATGGTGTATCTCAAATGGTGCGCTTCATTATTCGCTTAGCTCCGATTGGTATTTTTGGTTTAGTATCATCAACATTTGCAAGTACAGGTTTTAGCGCTATTGCCGGCTATATGCACCTGCTTCTTGTTCTTCTTGGGGCAATGGCGATTATGGCGTTGATCATCAACCCTGCGATTGTGTACTTTAAAATACGCCGTAACCCATACCCATTGGTGTTTACTTGTATTCGTGAAAGTGGTGTGACAGCCTTCTTTACTCGCTCTAGCGCCGCCAATATCCCAGTGAATATGGCTTTGTGTGAAAAGCTTAAGCTACACGAAGATACGTATTCTGTATCTATCCCGTTAGGTGCGACGATTAATATGGGCGGTGCAGCAATTACGATTACCATCCTGACATTAGCTGCGGCCAATACCATGGGTGTTCAAGTTGATATTCTGACTGCGATCTTGCTCAGTGTGGTTGCAGGTATTTCTGCTTGTGGCGCGTCGGGTGTGGCAGGTGGTTCGCTCTTGCTTATTCCATTGGCCTGTAGTTTATTTGGGATCTCCAATGATATTGCAATGCAAGTGGTTGCGGTTGGCTTTATTATCGGTGTGATCCAAGACTCGGCAGAAACGGGCCTTAACAGTTCAACTGACGTTATCTTTACTGCTGCAGCATGTGAAGCTGCTGAAAGAAAAGAGAATGCTGGCGCATAA
- a CDS encoding Gfo/Idh/MocA family oxidoreductase: MKNFNRRAFLKAAGATTAGLVTSGLILPASAQPQKMPPKPSNGKSVMGLISPKLSTVRVGFIGVGQRGYGHVKHFCHLEGVEIKAICDTDPAVLDRAIDFVVEQGLAKPNAYTGSEHTYRDMLQRDDIDIAIISTPWQWHAPMAIDTMENDKHAFVEVPLAMSVEECWQIVDTAERTQKNCMMMENVNYGRDELMVLNMVRQGVFGELIHGEAAYIHELRWQMKELESKTGSWRTHWHTKRNGNLYPTHGLGPVSQYMNINRGDRFDYLTSMSSPALGRALYAKREFPADHERNQLNYINGDMSTSLIKTVKGRTIMVQHDTTTPRPYSRHNLIQGTNGVFAGFPNRIALEQSPFERDEKGGESFHRWDMDMTRWYDKYDHPLWQQMGKEAERNGGHGGMDFLMLWRMVYCLRNAEPLDQDVYDGAAWSVVNILSEESVNNRSNSVTFPDFTRGAWKTGKPLGIVGA; the protein is encoded by the coding sequence GCTTTTTTAAAAGCTGCCGGGGCTACAACAGCGGGCCTTGTCACCAGTGGGTTAATCCTCCCAGCCTCCGCTCAGCCCCAAAAAATGCCACCTAAACCTAGTAATGGAAAAAGTGTCATGGGCTTGATATCGCCCAAATTAAGCACAGTCAGGGTAGGTTTTATCGGTGTTGGTCAACGTGGATATGGCCATGTAAAGCATTTTTGTCATCTTGAAGGTGTTGAAATTAAGGCTATCTGTGACACAGATCCAGCTGTATTAGACAGAGCAATAGACTTCGTTGTTGAGCAAGGTTTAGCTAAACCCAATGCCTATACAGGCAGTGAACATACCTATCGAGATATGTTACAGCGAGATGATATCGATATCGCCATTATCTCTACGCCCTGGCAATGGCATGCCCCCATGGCTATCGATACCATGGAAAATGACAAACACGCTTTCGTTGAAGTGCCGCTGGCCATGAGCGTCGAAGAGTGTTGGCAAATTGTCGATACAGCCGAGCGAACACAAAAGAACTGCATGATGATGGAGAACGTCAACTACGGCCGCGATGAGCTGATGGTGCTCAATATGGTTCGTCAAGGAGTATTTGGTGAGCTAATCCATGGTGAAGCGGCCTATATTCATGAACTACGCTGGCAGATGAAAGAGTTAGAGAGTAAAACAGGCTCATGGCGTACTCACTGGCATACCAAGCGCAACGGCAATCTATATCCTACCCATGGTCTAGGTCCTGTTTCACAATATATGAACATCAATCGTGGTGATCGTTTCGATTATCTCACCTCCATGAGCTCGCCCGCCCTTGGACGAGCCCTTTATGCCAAGCGGGAGTTCCCCGCAGATCACGAGCGTAACCAGCTGAACTATATTAATGGCGACATGAGCACCAGCTTAATTAAGACAGTAAAGGGGCGTACCATCATGGTACAACATGATACTACCACCCCAAGACCCTATAGCCGCCATAACCTGATCCAAGGTACTAATGGTGTCTTTGCAGGCTTTCCTAACAGAATTGCATTAGAGCAATCCCCCTTTGAGCGAGATGAAAAAGGTGGTGAAAGCTTCCATCGTTGGGACATGGACATGACCAGATGGTACGACAAATATGATCACCCTCTTTGGCAGCAGATGGGCAAAGAAGCTGAGCGAAATGGTGGCCATGGCGGTATGGACTTCTTGATGCTATGGCGAATGGTGTACTGCTTAAGAAATGCTGAGCCACTCGATCAAGACGTATATGATGGCGCAGCTTGGTCTGTAGTCAATATTCTCAGTGAGGAGTCGGTTAACAACAGAAGTAACTCTGTCACCTTCCCCGATTTTACCCGCGGTGCTTGGAAAACAGGTAAACCACTAGGAATAGTTGGCGCTTAA